In Gimesia benthica, a single window of DNA contains:
- a CDS encoding nucleoside hydrolase, with protein MKRFPQMLALTAAVLCLVCAVPLNRISAAEPERPVPLIFDTDIGNDVDDVLALGMIHALEARGDCKLLAVTITKDNPLAASFTDAVNTFYGKGDVPIGVCKSGVTPQPGKFNVLAEKKDNGQLRYPHDLTDPKQAPSAVTVLRKALAGAKDHSVVIAQVGFSTNLANLLKSPADDISPLTGEQLAKQKVKLLSIMAGAFEKIPSKGKMVDHREYNVVKDIPAAQKLAQDWPTPIVWSGFEIGLSVPYPHVSILEDYNYVDHHPLAEAYILYIPPPHDRPTWDLTSVLYGVFPHRGYFDLSDAGTVTVEKDGLTTFQKSADGKHRYLKLNDVQRARLIEALVQLSSQPPQK; from the coding sequence ATGAAACGATTCCCTCAGATGCTCGCCCTGACGGCAGCGGTGCTCTGCCTCGTCTGTGCAGTACCGCTGAACCGGATTTCTGCTGCCGAGCCAGAACGCCCGGTGCCCCTGATCTTTGACACGGATATCGGAAACGATGTGGACGATGTTCTCGCGTTGGGCATGATTCACGCGCTGGAAGCCCGTGGCGACTGCAAGCTGCTGGCGGTGACCATTACGAAAGACAATCCGCTGGCGGCGTCGTTCACCGATGCCGTGAATACGTTTTATGGTAAGGGGGATGTGCCGATCGGTGTCTGCAAGAGTGGCGTGACTCCCCAGCCGGGCAAGTTTAATGTGCTGGCGGAAAAGAAGGACAACGGCCAGCTGCGTTATCCACACGATCTGACGGATCCAAAACAGGCTCCCTCAGCCGTGACCGTGTTGCGGAAGGCACTGGCGGGAGCGAAAGATCATTCGGTGGTGATCGCGCAGGTCGGGTTCTCGACGAATCTGGCGAATCTGCTCAAGTCGCCCGCGGATGACATCAGTCCGCTGACCGGGGAGCAACTGGCAAAACAGAAAGTGAAACTGCTGTCAATAATGGCGGGGGCGTTTGAGAAGATTCCGAGTAAGGGGAAGATGGTCGATCATCGGGAGTACAACGTGGTGAAAGACATCCCGGCGGCGCAGAAGCTGGCGCAAGACTGGCCGACGCCGATTGTCTGGAGCGGCTTTGAAATTGGTCTCTCGGTACCCTACCCGCACGTGAGCATCCTGGAGGACTATAACTACGTAGATCATCATCCGCTGGCGGAGGCCTATATTCTGTATATTCCGCCGCCGCACGATCGTCCTACGTGGGATCTGACCAGCGTGCTGTACGGCGTCTTTCCGCACCGGGGGTATTTCGATCTGTCGGATGCAGGCACCGTGACCGTTGAGAAAGATGGCCTGACGACCTTTCAAAAATCAGCGGACGGCAAGCATCGCTATCTGAAACTGAATGATGTGCAGCGGGCCCGCCTGAT
- a CDS encoding LacI family DNA-binding transcriptional regulator, which translates to MSKSVNKTITLKEVAAAAGVSVSTASRALSGKAEAYRISSATEQSVRKAAEKLQFSPSLLARSLRSQQTKLLGVVLPNVANPFFAAIAREITLAAEEEGYSVLLTDSQENSETEARLVDQLQARQIEGLVVCPVGIENRHLKSLAKQKLPLVLVDRGFDDPALVSVTSDHRAGAREGMQQLLEAGHKTIGVLQGLPKTLPNRERLAGVQAALEDQGLKYDPSLIAGHNFDEASGYAAAKILLTERPEITALFAFSNQNALGALRAASELGRTIPDDLSLIAFDDHPFAAYLAAPLSSVSQDVNQLGRVAARLLLEQIRTGTPPEQKHYQIPVQLIQRASIQPPA; encoded by the coding sequence TCTGTAAACAAAACGATTACGTTGAAAGAGGTCGCTGCTGCTGCCGGAGTGAGTGTCTCGACGGCTTCACGGGCTCTCTCCGGGAAGGCGGAAGCGTATCGCATCAGCAGTGCGACCGAGCAGTCGGTGCGGAAAGCGGCTGAAAAGCTGCAGTTCTCCCCCAGCCTGTTGGCGCGGTCGTTGCGATCTCAACAGACGAAACTGCTGGGCGTGGTGCTACCCAATGTTGCGAACCCATTCTTTGCGGCGATTGCGCGGGAGATCACCCTTGCTGCCGAGGAAGAGGGATATTCGGTGCTGCTGACAGACAGCCAGGAAAACAGTGAGACCGAGGCCCGGCTGGTGGACCAGCTGCAGGCCCGTCAGATTGAGGGGCTGGTGGTCTGCCCGGTGGGGATCGAGAACCGCCATTTGAAATCGCTGGCGAAACAGAAGCTGCCCCTGGTGCTGGTCGATCGTGGTTTTGACGATCCCGCGCTGGTGAGTGTGACGTCCGATCATCGGGCGGGAGCCCGGGAGGGGATGCAGCAGCTCCTGGAAGCGGGACACAAGACAATCGGCGTGTTACAGGGATTACCCAAAACCCTGCCCAACCGGGAACGACTGGCGGGCGTGCAGGCCGCCCTGGAGGACCAGGGACTGAAGTATGATCCGAGCCTGATCGCAGGTCACAATTTTGATGAAGCTTCCGGATATGCAGCCGCGAAAATTCTGCTCACGGAACGTCCCGAGATCACCGCGTTGTTTGCTTTCAGTAACCAGAATGCACTGGGAGCACTGCGGGCGGCCAGCGAACTGGGGCGTACCATTCCCGATGATCTATCATTGATCGCGTTCGACGATCACCCGTTCGCCGCTTATCTGGCTGCGCCGCTTTCGTCGGTGAGCCAGGATGTGAACCAGCTGGGGCGCGTGGCGGCCCGATTACTGCTGGAGCAGATCCGGACCGGCACTCCACCCGAACAGAAACATTATCAGATTCCCGTCCAGCTCATTCAGCGGGCTTCCATACAGCCGCCCGCCTGA